From Cellulomonas dongxiuzhuiae, the proteins below share one genomic window:
- the pulA gene encoding pullulanase-type alpha-1,6-glucosidase — MVGAASPRPPAPRTARRALAGLAAAAIAATGAVAALPATPAAAAAAAVTLVGSLQDELGCPADWDPTCAATALAPTGVPGRFSATFEVPGGAHEWKVALDGTWEGSAGADGGEANTPLVLAGPADLTFTYDDATRRTSVVVDDLAGGYTEADAGIVAEPARDPGAGEQLYFVLTDRFADGDPSNDTGGLEGDRTVTGLDPTDKGFYHGGDLAGLRGRLDYIEGLGTTAIWLTPSFLNRPVQGAGADASAGYHGYWITDFTRIDPHLGTNAELEALIADAHARGMKVYFDIITNHTADVIDYAEGEHAYVDQATRPYRDAAGEPFDPADVAGSADFPDLDAATSFPYTPVVDPADADVKVPAWLNDPTLYHNRGDSTWTGESVTYGDFTGLDDLMTEHPDVVQGFVDVYEAWVDLGVDGFRIDTVKHVNREFWDVFTSAIAQHAAAVGNPDFFMFGEVYDADAALTAPYVRETDMNAVLDFSFQAAAASYAKGLPAAGLQSLFASDDLYTTPTSSAQALPTFLGNHDMGRIGHAVKDAGDGQARSGLAHALMYLTRGQPVVYYGDEQGFVGDGSLGGTDKDARQSLFATQVEEYADQALLDGTPAGSVDRYDTDAPLYAHVAALGALRATTPALTTGAQVERYAAGPVYAFSRFGDDDVEHLVALNNAADPASVTVDTLTPGATFTPLLATSGTDVVPGAPVVAGADGTVALSVPAFGSLVLRAGATVAAGDDVITLEAPGAGAALAGLAPVAADVDDAAAATSFAYRVVGDDAWTALGTAETTAPRVFHDVRGLAAGTLVEYRAVRQDVTGHRSAASTYASVGVAVDGVEPPPDPGETPVTVPGSHNAAMGCPGDWQPGCEAARLTSTNGVVFHGTFSIPPGSYEYKVAVGGTWDENYGAGGAPGGANLTYTVTGDGPQEVTFVYDATTHQVTTSAQGPLLTLPGSFQSEAGCAADWDPACLATALVDGDGDGTATLTLPDLAAGTYELKVAHGLSWAENYGADGVRDGANIAFTAPGGRPVSFVYDLTTHVLTVQVTDAPLPGTGQLAAHWVDARTLAWPASFVASGTDPATLRFSLHAAADASLEVVDGQVTGGEELALAVVPGGLTDAQLARFPTLDGYVALRVDADRRTVERLLTGQVLVRQADADDVGQAVTGVQVPGVLDDLYSGRAAKRALGTTWAKGRPSLALWAPTAQGVDLLVWPADRRGAVDTSAEPVRVAGQRQPDGSWTASGPQGWDGAAYLWEVTVYAPTTGRVEVNRVTDPYAVALTLNSTHGVLVDLDDSRYRPRQWERTAQPVVRPVDQTIYELHVRDFSISDATVPERLRGTYGAFAVRSSDGRDHLRALADAGLTTVHLLPTFDIASIEEDRSAQATPACDLASLPPDSPRQQECVTAVAGQDAFNWGYDPWHWSAPEGSYAVDAHGGARIAELRSMVGALHADGLQVVLDQVFNHTAASGQDAKSVLDRVVPGYYHRLNATGQVETSTCCQNVATEHAMAEKMMVDSVVTWARDHKVDGFRFDLMGHHSRQTMEAVRAALDRLTPREDGVDGRRVYLYGEGWNFGEVADDRLFEQATQGQLGGTGIGTFSDRLRDAVRGGGPFDEDPRVQGFGSGAFTDPNGAPVNGTPDEQLARLRHQTDLVRLGMAGNLRAYRLPTSDGTVRRGDEIDYNGQPAGYAESPEEVVTYVDAHDNETLFDNLYLKLPQGTPMADRVRMNTVSLATTTLAQTPSFWHAGADLLRSKSLDRNSYDSGDWFNVLDWSGRTNGFARGLPPAADNAAKWPYQQPLLADPALVPTPQDIATAGTAAAELLELRSSTRLFRLGDARLIEQKVTFPGAGPDAAPGVVVMHVEDRAGWDASARRWRTDVDHRLDGLLVVVNASDEPTTQRVPALAGRAYALSPVQAGGADPVVRTTVYDRSTGAVTVPARTVAVLQEQASRGHGATGAWRHVCGLLERWWPGVCG; from the coding sequence ATGGTCGGCGCCGCCTCGCCACGTCCCCCCGCTCCCCGGACCGCACGGCGTGCGCTCGCGGGCCTCGCCGCCGCAGCGATCGCCGCGACCGGCGCCGTCGCGGCGCTGCCCGCGACGCCCGCCGCCGCCGCGGCCGCTGCCGTCACGCTCGTCGGGAGCCTGCAGGACGAGCTCGGGTGCCCGGCCGACTGGGACCCCACCTGCGCGGCGACCGCGCTCGCCCCGACCGGCGTCCCCGGCCGGTTCTCCGCGACGTTCGAGGTGCCCGGTGGCGCGCACGAGTGGAAGGTCGCGCTCGACGGCACGTGGGAGGGGTCCGCCGGTGCCGACGGCGGCGAGGCGAACACCCCGCTCGTGCTCGCGGGCCCCGCTGACCTGACGTTCACCTACGACGACGCGACCCGCCGCACCTCCGTCGTCGTCGACGACCTCGCCGGCGGGTACACCGAGGCCGACGCCGGCATCGTCGCCGAGCCCGCGCGCGACCCCGGCGCGGGCGAGCAGCTCTACTTCGTGCTCACCGACCGGTTCGCCGACGGCGACCCGTCCAACGACACCGGCGGGCTCGAGGGCGACCGCACGGTCACCGGCCTCGACCCGACCGACAAGGGCTTTTACCACGGCGGCGACCTCGCGGGACTGCGGGGCCGGCTCGACTACATCGAGGGCCTGGGCACCACGGCGATCTGGCTGACGCCGTCGTTCCTCAACCGCCCCGTCCAGGGCGCCGGGGCCGACGCCTCGGCGGGCTACCACGGGTACTGGATCACGGACTTCACACGCATCGACCCGCACCTGGGCACCAACGCCGAGCTCGAGGCCCTCATCGCCGACGCGCACGCGCGCGGCATGAAGGTGTACTTCGACATCATCACCAACCACACGGCCGACGTCATCGACTACGCCGAGGGCGAGCACGCGTACGTCGACCAGGCGACCCGGCCGTACCGCGACGCCGCGGGCGAGCCGTTCGACCCGGCCGACGTCGCCGGCAGCGCCGACTTCCCGGACCTCGACGCCGCGACGTCGTTCCCGTACACGCCGGTCGTCGACCCCGCGGACGCCGACGTCAAGGTCCCGGCGTGGCTCAACGACCCGACGCTCTACCACAACCGCGGCGACTCGACGTGGACGGGGGAGTCGGTCACCTACGGCGACTTCACCGGCCTCGACGACCTCATGACCGAGCACCCCGACGTCGTGCAGGGCTTCGTCGACGTCTACGAGGCGTGGGTGGACCTGGGGGTCGACGGTTTCCGGATCGACACCGTCAAGCACGTGAACCGCGAGTTCTGGGACGTGTTCACCAGCGCGATCGCGCAGCACGCGGCCGCGGTCGGCAACCCGGACTTCTTCATGTTCGGCGAGGTGTACGACGCCGACGCCGCGCTGACCGCGCCCTACGTGCGCGAGACCGACATGAACGCCGTGCTCGACTTCTCCTTCCAGGCGGCCGCGGCGAGCTACGCCAAGGGCCTGCCGGCGGCCGGCCTGCAGTCGCTGTTCGCGAGCGACGACCTGTACACGACGCCCACGAGCAGCGCGCAGGCGCTGCCGACGTTCCTCGGCAACCACGACATGGGCCGCATCGGCCACGCGGTCAAGGACGCGGGTGACGGGCAGGCGCGGTCCGGGCTCGCGCACGCGCTGATGTACCTCACGCGCGGTCAGCCGGTCGTGTACTACGGCGACGAGCAGGGCTTCGTCGGCGACGGCTCCCTCGGGGGCACCGACAAGGACGCCCGCCAGTCGCTGTTCGCGACGCAGGTCGAGGAGTACGCCGACCAGGCGCTGCTCGACGGCACCCCGGCGGGGTCGGTCGACCGGTACGACACGGACGCGCCCCTGTACGCGCACGTCGCCGCGCTCGGGGCGCTGCGCGCGACCACGCCCGCGCTGACGACGGGCGCGCAGGTCGAGCGGTACGCCGCCGGGCCGGTGTACGCGTTCTCGCGGTTCGGTGACGACGACGTCGAGCACCTCGTCGCGCTCAACAACGCGGCGGACCCCGCGAGCGTCACCGTCGACACGCTGACGCCCGGTGCCACGTTCACGCCGCTGCTCGCGACGTCCGGCACGGACGTCGTGCCCGGCGCGCCCGTGGTGGCCGGCGCGGACGGGACGGTCGCGCTGAGCGTGCCCGCGTTCGGCTCCCTCGTCCTGCGGGCCGGCGCCACCGTGGCGGCCGGGGACGACGTGATCACGCTCGAGGCGCCCGGCGCCGGTGCCGCGCTCGCGGGCCTCGCGCCGGTGGCCGCCGACGTCGACGACGCCGCCGCCGCCACGTCGTTCGCCTACCGCGTGGTGGGCGACGACGCGTGGACGGCGCTCGGCACGGCCGAGACGACGGCACCGCGCGTCTTCCACGACGTCCGCGGGCTCGCGGCAGGGACGCTCGTCGAGTACCGCGCGGTGCGCCAGGACGTGACGGGCCACCGCAGCGCCGCCTCGACGTACGCGAGCGTCGGGGTCGCGGTCGACGGCGTCGAGCCGCCGCCGGACCCGGGCGAGACCCCCGTCACCGTGCCCGGCAGCCACAACGCCGCCATGGGCTGCCCGGGGGACTGGCAGCCCGGCTGCGAGGCCGCGCGCCTCACGTCCACCAACGGCGTGGTGTTCCACGGCACGTTCTCGATCCCGCCCGGGTCGTACGAGTACAAGGTCGCCGTCGGCGGCACGTGGGACGAGAACTACGGCGCGGGCGGTGCGCCCGGCGGCGCGAACCTCACCTACACGGTCACGGGTGACGGCCCGCAGGAGGTGACGTTCGTCTACGACGCGACGACGCACCAGGTGACGACCTCGGCGCAGGGCCCCCTGCTGACCCTGCCGGGCTCGTTCCAGAGCGAGGCGGGCTGCGCGGCCGACTGGGACCCGGCATGCCTGGCCACGGCCCTGGTCGACGGCGACGGCGACGGCACCGCGACGCTCACGCTGCCCGACCTGGCGGCGGGCACCTACGAGCTCAAGGTCGCGCACGGCCTGTCGTGGGCGGAGAACTACGGCGCCGACGGCGTCCGGGACGGTGCGAACATCGCGTTCACCGCGCCGGGCGGCAGGCCCGTGTCGTTCGTCTACGACCTGACGACGCACGTCCTGACCGTGCAGGTCACCGATGCGCCGCTGCCCGGCACCGGGCAGCTCGCGGCGCACTGGGTCGACGCGCGGACGCTCGCCTGGCCGGCGTCGTTCGTCGCGAGCGGCACCGACCCGGCGACGCTGCGGTTCTCGCTGCACGCGGCGGCCGACGCGTCGCTCGAGGTCGTCGACGGGCAGGTCACGGGGGGTGAGGAGCTTGCGCTCGCGGTCGTGCCGGGCGGGCTCACCGACGCGCAGCTCGCGCGGTTCCCGACGCTCGACGGGTACGTCGCGCTGCGCGTGGACGCCGACCGGCGCACGGTCGAGCGCCTGCTCACCGGGCAGGTCCTCGTGCGGCAGGCCGACGCCGACGACGTCGGCCAGGCCGTGACCGGCGTGCAGGTGCCGGGTGTCCTCGACGACCTCTACAGCGGCCGCGCGGCGAAGCGCGCGCTGGGCACGACGTGGGCCAAGGGCAGGCCGTCCCTCGCGCTGTGGGCCCCCACGGCGCAGGGCGTCGACCTGCTGGTGTGGCCGGCCGACCGGCGCGGCGCCGTCGACACGTCCGCGGAGCCCGTGCGCGTGGCGGGGCAGCGGCAGCCCGACGGGTCGTGGACGGCCTCGGGCCCCCAGGGCTGGGACGGTGCCGCGTACCTGTGGGAGGTGACGGTCTACGCGCCCACCACGGGCCGGGTCGAGGTCAACCGCGTCACCGACCCGTACGCCGTCGCGCTGACGCTCAACTCCACGCACGGCGTGCTGGTCGACCTGGACGACTCCCGGTACCGGCCCCGGCAGTGGGAGCGCACGGCCCAGCCGGTCGTCCGCCCCGTCGACCAGACGATCTACGAGCTGCACGTGCGGGACTTCTCGATCTCCGACGCCACGGTGCCGGAGCGGCTGCGCGGCACCTACGGCGCGTTCGCGGTGCGCAGCAGCGACGGGCGCGACCACCTGCGCGCACTGGCCGACGCGGGCCTGACGACCGTGCACCTGCTGCCGACGTTCGACATCGCGTCGATCGAGGAGGACCGGTCCGCGCAGGCCACCCCCGCGTGCGACCTCGCGTCGCTGCCGCCCGACTCGCCGCGCCAGCAGGAGTGCGTGACGGCCGTGGCGGGACAGGACGCGTTCAACTGGGGCTACGACCCGTGGCACTGGAGCGCGCCCGAGGGCTCGTACGCGGTCGACGCCCACGGGGGCGCGCGCATCGCGGAGCTCCGCTCGATGGTCGGCGCGCTGCACGCCGACGGCCTGCAGGTCGTGCTCGACCAGGTGTTCAACCACACGGCGGCCAGCGGCCAGGACGCGAAGAGCGTGCTCGACCGCGTCGTGCCCGGGTACTACCACCGCCTGAACGCCACGGGCCAGGTCGAGACGTCGACGTGCTGCCAGAACGTCGCCACCGAGCACGCGATGGCCGAGAAGATGATGGTCGACTCGGTGGTGACGTGGGCGCGGGACCACAAGGTCGACGGCTTCCGGTTCGACCTCATGGGGCACCACTCGCGGCAGACGATGGAGGCCGTGCGCGCCGCGCTCGACCGGCTGACGCCCCGCGAGGACGGCGTCGACGGCCGCCGGGTCTACCTCTACGGCGAGGGCTGGAACTTCGGTGAGGTCGCGGACGACCGGCTCTTCGAGCAGGCCACGCAGGGTCAGCTCGGCGGCACGGGGATCGGGACGTTCTCCGACCGGCTGCGCGACGCCGTGCGCGGCGGCGGGCCCTTCGACGAGGACCCGCGCGTGCAGGGCTTCGGGTCCGGTGCCTTCACCGACCCGAACGGTGCGCCCGTCAACGGCACGCCGGACGAGCAGCTCGCGCGCCTGCGGCACCAGACGGACCTCGTGCGCCTCGGCATGGCCGGCAACCTGCGGGCCTACCGGCTGCCGACGAGCGACGGGACGGTCCGGCGGGGCGACGAGATCGACTACAACGGGCAGCCGGCGGGCTACGCCGAGTCCCCGGAGGAGGTCGTCACGTACGTCGACGCGCACGACAACGAGACGCTCTTCGACAACCTGTACCTCAAGCTGCCGCAGGGCACTCCCATGGCCGACCGCGTGCGGATGAACACCGTGTCGCTCGCGACGACGACGCTCGCGCAGACGCCGTCCTTCTGGCACGCCGGTGCCGACCTGCTGCGCAGCAAGTCCCTCGACCGCAACTCCTACGACTCGGGGGACTGGTTCAACGTGCTCGACTGGTCGGGGCGGACCAACGGCTTCGCACGCGGGCTGCCCCCCGCGGCCGACAACGCCGCGAAGTGGCCGTACCAGCAGCCGCTGCTGGCGGACCCCGCGCTCGTGCCGACGCCGCAGGACATCGCGACGGCGGGCACCGCGGCCGCCGAGCTCCTCGAGCTGCGGTCCTCGACCCGCCTCTTCCGGCTGGGGGACGCCCGGCTGATCGAGCAGAAGGTCACGTTCCCCGGCGCGGGTCCGGACGCCGCACCCGGTGTCGTCGTCATGCACGTCGAGGACCGGGCGGGCTGGGACGCGTCCGCGCGCCGCTGGCGCACCGACGTCGACCACCGGCTCGACGGCCTGCTCGTGGTCGTCAACGCGTCCGACGAGCCCACGACGCAGCGCGTGCCCGCGCTCGCGGGCCGGGCCTACGCGCTGTCCCCGGTCCAGGCCGGCGGCGCCGACCCGGTGGTGCGGACGACCGTGTACGACCGCTCGACCGGTGCGGTGACCGTCCCGGCCCGGACGGTGGCCGTCCTGCAGGAGCAGGCGTCGCGCGGCCACGGTGCCACCGGCGCGTGGCGGCACGTGTGCGGGCTGCTCGAGCGCTGGTGGCCCGGCGTGTGCGGCTGA
- a CDS encoding NADP-dependent isocitrate dehydrogenase, with protein MAKIKVVGPVVELDGDEMTRIIWQFIKDRLIHPYLDVDLRYYDLSIQNRDATDDQVTIDAAHAIKEHGVGVKCATITPDEARVEEFGLKKMWVSPNGTIRNILGGVVFREPIIISNIPRLVPGWNKPIIIGRHAHGDQYKSTNFKVPGAGKITMTFEPADGSEPQQFEVVTMPEAGGVAMGMYNFNESIRDFARASFAYGLQRGYPVYLSTKNTILKAYDGAFKDIFAEVFEAEFKADFDAAGLTYEHRLIDDMVAAAMKWEGGYVWACKNYDGDVQSDTVAQGFGSLGLMTSVLMTPDGKTVEAEAAHGTVTRHYRQHQAGKPTSTNPIASIFAWTGGLKHRGKLDGTPEVTQFAETLEDVVIKTVESGKMTKDLASLVGPDQAWMTTEEFLAALDENLAARLG; from the coding sequence ATGGCGAAGATCAAGGTCGTCGGTCCGGTCGTCGAGCTCGACGGCGACGAGATGACGCGCATCATCTGGCAGTTCATCAAGGACCGCCTGATCCACCCGTACCTCGACGTCGACCTGCGCTACTACGACCTGTCGATCCAGAACCGGGACGCGACCGACGACCAGGTGACCATCGACGCCGCCCACGCCATCAAGGAGCACGGCGTCGGCGTCAAGTGCGCGACGATCACGCCGGACGAGGCGCGCGTCGAGGAGTTCGGCCTCAAGAAGATGTGGGTCTCGCCCAACGGCACGATCCGCAACATCCTCGGTGGCGTCGTCTTCCGCGAGCCGATCATCATCTCCAACATCCCGCGGCTGGTCCCGGGCTGGAACAAGCCGATCATCATCGGCCGTCACGCCCACGGCGACCAGTACAAGTCGACGAACTTCAAGGTGCCCGGCGCCGGCAAGATCACGATGACGTTCGAGCCGGCCGACGGCTCCGAGCCGCAGCAGTTCGAGGTCGTGACGATGCCCGAGGCGGGCGGCGTCGCGATGGGCATGTACAACTTCAACGAGTCGATCCGCGACTTCGCGCGCGCCTCGTTCGCGTACGGCCTGCAGCGCGGGTACCCGGTGTACCTGTCGACGAAGAACACGATCCTCAAGGCGTACGACGGTGCCTTCAAGGACATCTTCGCCGAGGTGTTCGAGGCCGAGTTCAAGGCCGACTTCGACGCGGCCGGCCTGACGTACGAGCACCGCCTGATCGACGACATGGTCGCCGCCGCGATGAAGTGGGAGGGCGGCTACGTCTGGGCGTGCAAGAACTACGACGGCGACGTCCAGTCCGACACCGTCGCGCAGGGCTTCGGCTCGCTGGGCCTCATGACCTCGGTCCTCATGACGCCCGACGGCAAGACGGTCGAGGCGGAGGCGGCGCACGGCACCGTCACGCGGCACTACCGCCAGCACCAGGCGGGCAAGCCGACGTCGACCAACCCGATCGCGTCGATCTTCGCGTGGACCGGTGGCCTGAAGCACCGCGGCAAGCTGGACGGCACGCCCGAGGTGACGCAGTTCGCCGAGACGCTCGAGGACGTGGTCATCAAGACGGTCGAGAGCGGCAAGATGACGAAGGACCTCGCGTCCCTCGTCGGCCCCGACCAGGCGTGGATGACGACCGAGGAGTTCCTCGCGGCCCTCGACGAGAACCTCGCCGCGCGCCTGGGCTGA
- the mmsA gene encoding multiple monosaccharide ABC transporter ATP-binding protein: MDTEHILEMRGITKTFPGVKALSDVTLAVRRGEIHAICGENGAGKSTLMKVLSGIYPHGTYEGEIVLDGEVQEFRGIRDSERQGVVIIHQELALSPYLSIAENIFLGNERAARGVVDWNRTNSEAARLLDRVGLSERPDTRVTDIGVGKQQLVEIAKALSKEVRLLILDEPTAALNDEDSAHLLTLIEGLRAEGITSIIISHKLNEIEAIADTTTIIRDGETIESLDMRGDVHVTEERIIRGMVGRPLDHRFPEHTPDIGEEVLRIEDWTVHHPVDQARKVVDGASVTVRRGEIVGLAGLMGAGRTELAMSVFGRSYGTRISGRLFRDGVEVTAGTVQEAIRHGIAYATEDRKRFGLNLIDTVQHNISAASLDKLSRAGVVDREAESTIAERFRKDLNIRTPTVMALVGKLSGGNQQKVVLAKWLYADPDVLILDEPTRGIDVGAKYEIYTIINKLADAGKGVLVISSELPELLGVCDRIYALSQGRVTGEVARADATQEHLMHFMTMDKDGIAR, translated from the coding sequence ATGGACACCGAGCACATCCTCGAGATGCGCGGCATCACCAAGACCTTCCCCGGCGTCAAGGCGCTCTCCGACGTCACGCTCGCGGTGCGCCGCGGCGAGATCCACGCCATCTGCGGTGAGAACGGCGCGGGCAAGTCGACGCTGATGAAGGTCCTGTCGGGCATCTACCCGCACGGCACCTACGAGGGCGAGATCGTCCTCGACGGCGAGGTGCAGGAGTTCCGCGGCATCCGCGACTCCGAGCGCCAGGGCGTCGTCATCATCCACCAGGAGCTCGCGCTCTCGCCCTACCTGTCGATCGCCGAGAACATCTTCCTCGGCAACGAGCGCGCGGCACGCGGCGTCGTCGACTGGAACCGCACCAACTCCGAGGCCGCCCGCCTGCTCGACCGCGTGGGGCTCTCCGAGCGCCCCGACACCAGGGTCACCGACATCGGCGTCGGCAAGCAGCAGCTGGTGGAGATCGCCAAGGCGCTGTCCAAGGAGGTGCGTCTGCTCATCCTCGACGAGCCGACCGCCGCGCTCAACGACGAGGACAGCGCCCACCTGCTCACGCTCATCGAGGGGCTGCGCGCCGAGGGCATCACGTCGATCATCATCAGCCACAAGCTGAACGAGATCGAGGCGATCGCGGACACCACGACGATCATCCGCGACGGCGAGACGATCGAGTCCCTCGACATGCGCGGCGACGTGCACGTCACCGAGGAGCGGATCATCCGCGGCATGGTGGGGCGCCCGCTCGACCACCGGTTCCCCGAGCACACCCCCGACATCGGCGAGGAGGTGCTGCGCATCGAGGACTGGACCGTGCACCACCCCGTCGACCAGGCGCGCAAGGTCGTCGACGGCGCGAGCGTGACGGTGCGGCGCGGTGAGATCGTCGGCCTCGCCGGCCTGATGGGTGCTGGTCGCACCGAGCTCGCGATGAGCGTCTTCGGCCGCTCGTACGGCACCCGGATCTCCGGACGCCTCTTCCGGGACGGCGTCGAGGTGACGGCCGGCACCGTGCAGGAGGCGATCCGGCACGGCATCGCGTACGCGACCGAGGACCGCAAGCGGTTCGGTCTCAACCTCATCGACACCGTGCAGCACAACATCTCCGCCGCGTCGCTCGACAAGCTCTCGCGAGCGGGCGTCGTGGACCGCGAGGCCGAGTCCACCATCGCCGAGCGGTTCCGCAAGGACCTCAACATCCGCACGCCGACCGTCATGGCGCTGGTCGGCAAGCTGTCCGGGGGCAACCAGCAGAAGGTCGTGCTGGCCAAGTGGCTCTACGCCGACCCGGACGTGCTGATCCTCGACGAGCCGACGCGCGGCATCGACGTCGGTGCGAAGTACGAGATCTACACGATCATCAACAAGCTCGCCGACGCGGGGAAGGGCGTGCTCGTCATCTCCTCCGAGCTGCCCGAGCTCCTGGGCGTCTGCGACCGCATCTACGCGCTCAGCCAGGGCCGCGTCACCGGCGAGGTGGCCCGGGCCGACGCGACCCAGGAGCACCTCATGCACTTCATGACGATGGACAAGGACGGGATCGCCCGATGA
- a CDS encoding malate dehydrogenase → MSLTTPAVVTVTGAAGQIGYALAFRIASGQLLGPDTPVRLRMLEIPPAVKAAEGVAMELDDCAFPLLDGIDITDDAAAAFDGVNVALLVGARPRTKGMERGDLLSANGGIFGPQGAAINAGAADDVRVLVVGNPANTNAYIASSHAPDVPADRFTAMTRLDHNRALAQLRQRTGAAIDDIARLAIWGNHSATQYPDLTHATIGGRPALEVVGDDAWVRDTFIPTVAKRGAAIIEARGASSAASAANAAIDHVHTWVRGTPADDWTSAGVVSDGSYGVPEGLISSFPVTAAGGVYTIVPGLDVDEFSRERIDASVAELVEEREAVRALGLV, encoded by the coding sequence GTGTCGCTCACCACGCCCGCTGTCGTCACCGTCACCGGTGCTGCCGGTCAGATCGGGTACGCCCTGGCCTTCCGCATCGCGTCCGGCCAGCTGCTCGGCCCCGACACGCCCGTGCGGCTGCGGATGCTGGAGATCCCGCCGGCCGTGAAGGCCGCCGAGGGCGTCGCGATGGAGCTCGACGACTGCGCGTTCCCGCTGCTGGACGGCATCGACATCACCGACGACGCGGCCGCGGCCTTCGACGGCGTGAACGTCGCGCTGCTGGTCGGTGCGCGGCCGCGTACCAAGGGCATGGAGCGCGGGGACCTGCTGAGCGCCAACGGCGGCATCTTCGGCCCGCAGGGCGCCGCGATCAACGCGGGTGCCGCGGACGACGTGCGCGTGCTCGTGGTGGGCAACCCGGCGAACACCAACGCGTACATCGCGTCCTCGCACGCGCCTGACGTGCCGGCCGACCGGTTCACGGCGATGACGCGGCTCGACCACAACCGCGCACTCGCGCAGCTGCGGCAGCGCACCGGCGCGGCGATCGACGACATCGCCCGTCTCGCGATCTGGGGCAACCACTCCGCGACGCAGTACCCGGACCTGACGCACGCGACGATCGGCGGACGCCCGGCGCTCGAGGTCGTCGGCGACGACGCGTGGGTGCGCGACACGTTCATCCCGACGGTCGCCAAGCGGGGTGCGGCGATCATCGAGGCGCGCGGTGCGTCGTCGGCGGCGTCGGCGGCGAACGCGGCGATCGACCACGTGCACACGTGGGTGCGCGGCACGCCCGCGGACGACTGGACGTCGGCGGGTGTGGTGTCCGACGGCTCGTACGGCGTGCCCGAGGGGCTCATCTCGTCGTTCCCGGTCACGGCCGCCGGCGGCGTGTACACGATCGTGCCCGGCCTCGACGTCGACGAGTTCTCGCGCGAGCGCATCGACGCGTCGGTCGCCGAGCTGGTCGAGGAGCGCGAGGCCGTCCGGGCGCTCGGGCTGGTCTGA
- the chvE gene encoding multiple monosaccharide ABC transporter substrate-binding protein → MSLAWKKSAIAMVAAGVLVGSMAACSTEREAEPESTGGAAAAEDTVVGIAMPTKSLERWNRDGAHLEGLLQDAGYETSLQYADNKVDQQITQLENMINQGADVLVIAPIDDTALAPTLQQAADADITVIAYDRLLLGTPNVDYYATFDNYGVGTMQGEFIVEALDLENAAGPFNLEPFAGSPDDNNAKFFFAGAWDVLSPYVESGKLVVPSGKQPATNDDWQSIGIQGWSSDTAQSEMENRLNSFYAGGAKVDVVLSPNDSLALGIAQALEGNGYAPGDGYPVLTGQDADQANVLNMIAGKQSMSVWKDTRALGDQVATMIEQIVAGEDVEVNDEETYDNGEKTVPTYLLQPQVITPDTVEVLVDSEFYSADDLGL, encoded by the coding sequence ATGTCACTGGCGTGGAAGAAGAGCGCGATCGCGATGGTCGCCGCAGGTGTGCTCGTGGGGTCCATGGCGGCCTGCAGCACCGAGCGTGAGGCCGAGCCCGAGAGCACGGGCGGCGCGGCGGCCGCCGAGGACACCGTGGTCGGCATCGCGATGCCGACCAAGAGCCTGGAGCGGTGGAACCGCGACGGGGCGCACCTCGAGGGTCTGCTGCAGGACGCCGGCTACGAGACGAGCCTGCAGTACGCCGACAACAAGGTCGACCAGCAGATCACCCAGCTCGAGAACATGATCAACCAGGGCGCCGACGTCCTCGTCATCGCCCCCATCGACGACACGGCCCTCGCGCCGACCCTCCAGCAGGCGGCCGACGCGGACATCACGGTCATCGCATACGACCGTCTCCTGCTCGGCACCCCGAACGTCGACTACTACGCGACGTTCGACAACTACGGCGTCGGGACGATGCAGGGCGAGTTCATCGTCGAGGCGCTCGACCTCGAGAACGCCGCCGGCCCGTTCAACCTCGAGCCGTTCGCCGGGTCGCCCGACGACAACAACGCGAAGTTCTTCTTCGCCGGCGCGTGGGACGTCCTGTCCCCGTACGTCGAGAGCGGCAAGCTCGTCGTCCCGTCGGGCAAGCAGCCGGCGACGAACGACGACTGGCAGTCCATCGGGATCCAGGGCTGGAGCTCCGACACGGCCCAGTCCGAGATGGAGAACCGGCTCAACTCGTTCTACGCCGGGGGCGCCAAGGTCGACGTGGTCCTGTCGCCCAACGACTCGCTGGCGCTGGGCATCGCGCAGGCCCTCGAGGGCAACGGCTACGCGCCGGGCGACGGCTACCCGGTCCTGACGGGCCAGGACGCCGACCAGGCGAACGTGCTCAACATGATCGCGGGCAAGCAGTCCATGTCCGTCTGGAAGGACACCCGCGCGCTGGGTGACCAGGTCGCCACGATGATCGAGCAGATCGTCGCCGGCGAGGACGTCGAGGTCAACGACGAGGAGACCTACGACAACGGGGAGAAGACCGTCCCGACCTACCTGCTGCAGCCGCAGGTGATCACGCCGGACACGGTCGAGGTGCTCGTCGACTCGGAGTTCTACTCGGCCGACGACCTCGGCCTCTGA